The Apium graveolens cultivar Ventura chromosome 6, ASM990537v1, whole genome shotgun sequence genome contains a region encoding:
- the LOC141667396 gene encoding protein MODIFYING WALL LIGNIN-1-like — MEKKVKLVCIIVGIFGALATATGFAAEAKRVKQHQIRYLTPNGCIYPRTPAVGLGLTAVVALTIAQTILNIATDCLCCRPRTFPLDFKQTVALVCSTMSWFTFIVAFLMLLLGSAVNDKKAEETAYLNEFYCTAARSGIFTMGAVLSLATVILGILAYASEESSKNRGDPWSPSVAPEQLGIAMEEARRSHDAMFFQDENYQIA; from the exons ATGGAGAAAAAAGTTAAACTTGTGTGTATAATTGTTGGAATTTTTGGAGCTTTAGCAACTGCAACAGGCTTTGCAGCAGAGGCCAAAAGAGTTAAG CAACATCAGATACGCTATTTAACTCCAAATGGATGTATATATCCCAGGACTCCAGCTGTAGGTCTAGGATTGACGGCTGTCGTGGCTCTTACGATAGCTCAGACTATTCTCAATATCGCTACTGATTGTCTTTGTTGCAGACCACGAACTTTTCCGCTAGATTTCAAGCAAACAGTGGCTCTAGTCTGTTCTACCATGTCCTG GTTCACATTTATAGTAGCGTTCCTTATGTTGCTACTTGGTTCAGCAGTCAATGATAAAAAAGCTGAAGAGACAGCATACCTTAACGAATTTTATTGCACTGCTGCGAGGAGTGGAATATTCACTATGGGTGCCGTTTTATCCCTTGCAACTGTCATTCTAGGAATCCTGGCATATGCGTCGGAGGAGTCCTCAAAGAACAGAGGTGACCCTTGGTCTCCATCTGTTGCTCCTGAACAACTTGGCATTGCCATGGAAGAAGCTCGGAGGTCACACGATGCAATGTTTTTTCAGGACGAAAACTACCAGATAGCTTGA